AGTCGGCGACGCGGCAGAGCCATTCTGTGATGCCGTGCGTCTGGCGTTGAAACCAGGCATCGTGCTGGTCCCAGGCCTGGGACAGGCTGTCCCAAAGCTCACGCTGCTGTTGTTTTAGCTGGGCTGCATCGGTCGTCATGTCAAGGTCCCTTCCAGGTCACGGGTAGCGGAGACTTCATTCTACGCCGGCAGGCTAAGAAGTCCCTCCAGGCATTAAGGACTCTGGCCCTTTCGAGGCCGAGCGCCAAGACGGCGCATGAACTGCTGAAAGACCTCGTAGTCCTGCGCGCCGGCGAAGCCCGCTCGCTTCACAGAGCCGTCCTCGTACGTGGCCTTGAAGATGAACCGCGGCACTCCTCCCTGCCCGGCCACGCGCGACCACTCGAGCTTCTCTTCGAGCCGCTCATCGAAGCGCCCGGCGACGATGGACTCGACCATATCCGCCGCGTCGAGACCCAGACTGGCGGCGATATCGCGCAAGACCTCCAGGTCGCCTATGTCGCGGCCTTCTTCGAAGTAGGCCTGGAAGAGGGCGCGGTGAAGCAGCGGAAAGACACCGGCCTCGCGCGCCCACTCCGCCGCCTTGAGCGACGGCAGTGAATTGGGCACGAACTGGCGTTCCGCCATTGCGATCCCCGCCTTATCCGCGAGGACGCTCAGATTCAGCAGGTAATCGTCCGTATAAGGTGGCCTGCCTCGCAGGCGTTCGAATGGAATGCCCTGCGGCGGCGTGCCGGGGCGCAACTCGTAAGGCACCCACTCGACGGTGACGTCGTAGTCTCTCTCCAGTTGTTCGATCCGCGTGAGGCCAATGAAGCACCACGGGCACACGTAGTCGGAGACAACCGTGACCTCGAGCTTCTGGGCGACCCGCGATTCTACCGTCATCGCGTCTGAATTGTACGCCTCAGGGTGTTCCGGCTTCGTATTCAGCGGCGCACTCTGCGCAGACGTAGAGGACGGTCATCGCGTCTGAATTGTACGCCTCAGGGTGTTCCCCTATGCAGGGGAGCCGACCAGGTGCCGATGCTAGTAGACGTAAGATGAAGAAAACCTCTCGCCTCCTCGCCCACGTTCTGGAGGCGGTCGCCGGCCCCCTGGCGACCGCGCTGCGCGCCTCCGAGGAACTCATGGCGCCACAGCTGGACGCTGGCTGCCGCGGCGTGGGCCGCGAGCCGCGCAGGCTACGCGGCTAGAAGCACCGCGTCTCTCCGCGCCCTGGACCTTCCCTGTCCCCTCCCAGTCGCACAAAGCCGCGATGTCTTAGAATTCCTGAGCAACACACCAGAATGGGAGCAGAGAAATGGCGCAGTTGAAGATCGGGGACCAGGCCCCGGACTTCGAGACCACGGACGACAAGGGCAACAAAGTCAAGCTCAGCGACTTTCGCGGCAAGCGCGTAGTCCTCTACTTCTACCCGAAGGACGACACGCCGGGTTGCACGGCGCAGGCCTGCGGCTTCCGCGACAACTACGATGTCATCCGCGAGAAGAACGCTGTCGTCCTGGGGGTGAGCCCGGACGGGGTGGCCTCGCATCAGGCGTTCAAGGACAAATTCGACCTGCCTTTTCCGCTGCTGACAGACGAAGACAAGACCATCAGCAATCTCTACGGCGTGTGGGGAGAACGAGAGTTCGCCGGCCGCAAGTACATGGGCGTGAACCGCAGCCACTTCGTGATCGACGAAGATGGCAAGGTAGTCGACTTACAGTACGGCGTGCGGCCCGCTGACAGCGTGAGCCTGTCGATCGCGCGGCTCTAAGTAAGGACTAGCCTTCGAGAGCCAGGCGACCCAACCGCGGACATCCGGCGCCTCAGGCCTTCTCGGGACTTCGTGACGCCAGCAGTCCGACGACGCGGTCCAGGATGCGGTGGGCGACTTCGTACTTCGTAAGCAGGGGCAACTCCTCGACACCACCCTCCGCGTCAAGTATCGTCACGCGATTGGTATCGACCGCAAAGCCTGAATCTTCGGCCGACACGTCGTTGGCACAGATGAGGTCCAGGTGGCCGTGCGATAGCGGTTTCAAGCGCGCGTTCGCCACGACGTCTTGCGTCTCCGCCGCAAAGGCGACCTTGATGACTCTGTCGGGCACTTCGTGGAAGAAGTCCTCATTCTCACGGAGCTCGAGCACCAGGCCGCCTTCGCGCTTCTTGATCTTCTCAGCGGCGACCTCAGCCGGCCGAAAGTCAGAGACGGCCGCTGCCATCACGAGGACGTCCGCATCCTCCGTGGCCTCCAGCACCGCCCGGCGCATTTCGGCGACGGTGGACACGTCGACTACCTTAACCCCGTAAGGGATGGGTAGGGCGCGCGTGGTCGTGATCAGCGTCACCTCAGCCCCGCGGTCCCGCGCCGCCTCGGCCACGGCAAACCCCATCTTCCCTGTCGAACGGTTGCTTATGAAGCGCACCGGGTCGATGGGTTCGCGCGTGCCGCCGGCGCTCACCACGATCCGTCTGCCCGCGAGGTCGCCGCGCTTGGCCAGCTCGACCACGATGGCGCCGAGGATGTCAGCGACCTCCGCGAGACGCCCTGTGCCCATCCTGCCGCTGGCAAGCCTTCCTTCGGCCGGCCCGACAAAAGAAAACCCCCGGCTGCGAAGCAGCTCGACATTAGCGCGCGTAGCCGCGGCTTCCCACATGTTCGAGTCCATCGCCGGGGCAATGAGCACGGGCGCCTTCGTGGCCAGCACCGTCAGGGCGAGGAAGTCGTCCGCAAGGCCGTGAGCGAGACGGGCGAGAGTTGTCGCAGAAGCCGGAGCGATGACGACGATGTCGGCTCGCCGCGCTACTTCCACGTGTTCTTCGGCAAGGTCGGTTACCGGTTCAAACATGTTGGTGAACACTAGCCGGCCCGTCAGGGCTCGAAAAGTGAACGGCGTGATGAACTCCCGGGCTGCGTCGGTCATCACGACGTCCACGTTCGCACCCTGCTGCACCAGCTTGCTGGCAAGGTCAGCCGCCTTGTAGCAGGCGACGCTACCGGTCACGCCAAGGACCACTTGCCGGTCGCGCAGGACGCTCACCCCTCGCCCCTCGGGACGCCCTCGTTCATCTCGTACACAAGGCGCAGGCCGGTAAGCGTGAGGTTCGGGTCGAGGTGGTCGAAGACCCGAGTCTCGCGGGCAATGACTTCAGCCCAGCCACCCGTACCCACCACCCACGCGTCCTCGCCAATCTCGGCCTTTATGCGCTTCACCATGCCCTCGACGAGGCAAACATAGCCGAAGATCACGCCGGATTGCATGGCGGTGGTCGTGTTGTTCCCGATCACATGCCGGGGGGCCTTCAGCTCGATGCGCCTGAGCATCGCAGCGCGGCTCACCAGGGCATCGGTGGCCAGACCGATGCCGGGAGCAATCGCGCCGCCGAGGTAGTCGCCTTCACGCGAAACGACGTCGAAGACCGTTGCCGTCCCCAGGTCAACGACGATCAGGGGCGGCTTGTGCATACGCAGGGCCGCCACGGCGTCCACGATGCGGTCCGGCCCCACCTCCCGCGGGTCCTCGTACAGGATCCGCAGCCCGGTCTTGATTCCCGCGCCGACCCGCAACGGCGTCACGTGGAAGTAGCGGCGGCACATCTCCTCGATCACGGTCGTAAGGAGCGGCACGCCGCTGGTCAACACCGCTCTGCTGATCGAGTTGCGGTCTATGCCCTCGGTGGCCAGCAGTTGGAGCATGATGACGGCATATTCGTCGGCCAGCCGCTCGCGGTCCGAGGCAAGCCGCCAGGTGGCGATCAGCCGCTCCTGGTCAAAGACCCCGAAGGTGATATTGGTGTTTCCGATATCGATAGCGAGCAACATTGCCGCGTCATTATAGGTTCTTCCTGCCAGAATCGAGCCTTCCCGCAGGTGTGAACAGGCTCTCACCAGCCCCCGAAAATTACCTCTTCCAAGTGATCATAAAGTTCTTGACGGTGAAGCCTCAGCCTGTGCTACCTTCCGCCTGCCTGCTCAAGCCGCCGGGCACGGGGCGACACGGCAGCAGGGCACAAGAACCAGCCAACATGTATTAGATAGAGCCGTTCATCCACGCGACGGACGGGAGGTTGCTGTTTGGCTCTCGCGGCAGGTCTTTCTGCGCCTGAAATCTGGGACCAGGCCCTCGGACAGTTGCTTCTGCGGGTGACACGCCAGAACTTCGACAGCTGGCTACGAAACACGACAGGCCTACGCTACGAGGGCCGCACGCTCATCATCGGGACTCCTACCGAACTTGCCCGCGACTTCCTGGCGACTCGCATGAGGTCCGTAATTCACCAGGCGCTCACGGCCGTTGCCGGTCCAGGCCTTCGCTTCGACTTCGAAGTGCGTGGCGAAGATGCCCGATGTCTTACCACTCCATTGCAGGCAACCATGCTCCCGTCGCCGCTGGCGCCCCTGAATCCGCGCTTCACGTTCGCGACCTTCCTTCCTGGTTCTCACAACCGTCTCGCCCTCGTGGCTGCCCTCGACGTGACGGACAACTCTGAATCGCCCTACTCGCCCCTGTTCATCACTGGGGGACCTGGGAGCGGCAAGACGCACCTGCTGCATGCCGTCGCTGAACGGGCCGCAAAGCAGGGGCTCAGGGTAGTCCTCGTTACCGCAGAGCAGTTCCTCAGCGACTTCACCGGCGCCGTCCGCAACCGCACCGGCGCCGCCTTCCGGTCTCGATACCGCGACCTCGACATCTTGCTTGTCGATGACGTCCAGGCCCTGACAGGGAAGAGGGCGACCCAGAACGAGTTTTTGCAGACCGTAACTGAGCTACGGGACCTTGGCCGCCGGGTCGTGGTAGCAGGCGATCTGCAGGTCGCCTCCAACGGCAATGCCCGCTTCATCTCAGGCTTCCAGTGGGGCCTGATAGCGGAGATTGCGGAGCCGTCAATGGATGACCGCATCCGCTTCCTTTTCGCCAAGACTGCTTGCCAGAGAGTGTCCATTCCAGATGAAGTGCTGCACTACGTTGCGCTTCGCATACGTTCCAATCTACGCGACCTCGAAGGAGCACTGAATCGCCTCGTCGCCGTCGCCCACATATCCGATGAGCCAATCACGATTGACTTCGCCGCCCGCGCCCTCAAGCCGCTCACGGAGCCGGTGTCGCCTTCGTCGCCCCGTGAGGTCCAGCCGGCAAAGGTCCTCCAGGCTGTCTGTGACCATCTCGGAATATCCCTCGAGGACCTCGCTGGCAGAAAGCGAACACGCTCGATTACCTATGCCCGACACCTCGCCATGTACCTTCTCCGCCAGGACGCCGGCCTCACCTTCCAGACAATCGCTGAAGCGCTCGGCCGGGGCGACCACTCCACCGTCGTGCACGCCTGCAAGCAGATCGAAGCACAGATCAAGCTCACGCCCGCGCTTCAAGCAGACCTGGACGCGGTCCGCACGACTCTTGGATTACTGACCGCCTGACTCACTACCGACCGCCCCAACCAGTCTTATCGGAGGAAGCCATCTTCGTTTGCCTTCGAGCCCTTTCCGGATTCAGATGAGCAGCCTCTGACTCAGACAACCCACACTTTTCACACAATTCACCAGCCTACAGTTACCACCAAAAGGAGATCCTGCGGGTTTCTATAATCGACTTACTAATGATCGATCTCGTTGAAATACACGTAGTGTCTGGTTCTGGTGGTAATGGAGCAGTGAGCTTTCGCCGGGAGAAATTCGTGCCGCGTGGCGGCCCCGATGGTGGCGACGGCGGCCGAGGCGGTGATGTCATCTTGCGGGCAGACCCGGGACTGACCACGTTGGCGCACCTTCGTTTCAGGCGGACTTACAAGGCGGGTGACGGACAGCCCGGCGCCAAGAGGAAGCAACACGGGGCGAGTGGCGAGAGCCTGGTCATCAACGTGCCTGTCGGGACAGTCGTGGTCGCGGAGGAGACGGGCGAGGTTTGGGACCTCGCGGCGCCTGGTGCCCAGGTCGTGGTCGCTCGAGGCGGCGAAGGCGGGCGTGGCAATGCCCGGTTTGCCAACTCGGTACGCCAGGCGCCGGCCTTCGCTGAAAAAGGGCTACCCGGCGAGGAGAAGGTCCTGAAGTTGGAGCTGAAGCTCCTTGCGGATGTTGGCATCATTGGGCTGCCAAACGCCGGCAAGTCGACGCTTCTTCGCGCTGTGTCTCGTGCCAGGCCAGAGGTGGGCGACTATCCGTTCACGACTCTGGAACCAGTGCTGGGCGTAGTCGAA
This genomic window from Dehalococcoidia bacterium contains:
- the bcp gene encoding thioredoxin-dependent thiol peroxidase; the protein is MAQLKIGDQAPDFETTDDKGNKVKLSDFRGKRVVLYFYPKDDTPGCTAQACGFRDNYDVIREKNAVVLGVSPDGVASHQAFKDKFDLPFPLLTDEDKTISNLYGVWGEREFAGRKYMGVNRSHFVIDEDGKVVDLQYGVRPADSVSLSIARL
- a CDS encoding type III pantothenate kinase, producing MLLAIDIGNTNITFGVFDQERLIATWRLASDRERLADEYAVIMLQLLATEGIDRNSISRAVLTSGVPLLTTVIEEMCRRYFHVTPLRVGAGIKTGLRILYEDPREVGPDRIVDAVAALRMHKPPLIVVDLGTATVFDVVSREGDYLGGAIAPGIGLATDALVSRAAMLRRIELKAPRHVIGNNTTTAMQSGVIFGYVCLVEGMVKRIKAEIGEDAWVVGTGGWAEVIARETRVFDHLDPNLTLTGLRLVYEMNEGVPRGEG
- a CDS encoding DsbA family oxidoreductase, whose amino-acid sequence is MTVESRVAQKLEVTVVSDYVCPWCFIGLTRIEQLERDYDVTVEWVPYELRPGTPPQGIPFERLRGRPPYTDDYLLNLSVLADKAGIAMAERQFVPNSLPSLKAAEWAREAGVFPLLHRALFQAYFEEGRDIGDLEVLRDIAASLGLDAADMVESIVAGRFDERLEEKLEWSRVAGQGGVPRFIFKATYEDGSVKRAGFAGAQDYEVFQQFMRRLGARPRKGQSP
- the coaBC gene encoding bifunctional phosphopantothenoylcysteine decarboxylase/phosphopantothenate--cysteine ligase CoaBC, whose translation is MSVLRDRQVVLGVTGSVACYKAADLASKLVQQGANVDVVMTDAAREFITPFTFRALTGRLVFTNMFEPVTDLAEEHVEVARRADIVVIAPASATTLARLAHGLADDFLALTVLATKAPVLIAPAMDSNMWEAAATRANVELLRSRGFSFVGPAEGRLASGRMGTGRLAEVADILGAIVVELAKRGDLAGRRIVVSAGGTREPIDPVRFISNRSTGKMGFAVAEAARDRGAEVTLITTTRALPIPYGVKVVDVSTVAEMRRAVLEATEDADVLVMAAAVSDFRPAEVAAEKIKKREGGLVLELRENEDFFHEVPDRVIKVAFAAETQDVVANARLKPLSHGHLDLICANDVSAEDSGFAVDTNRVTILDAEGGVEELPLLTKYEVAHRILDRVVGLLASRSPEKA
- the dnaA gene encoding chromosomal replication initiator protein DnaA, which gives rise to MALAAGLSAPEIWDQALGQLLLRVTRQNFDSWLRNTTGLRYEGRTLIIGTPTELARDFLATRMRSVIHQALTAVAGPGLRFDFEVRGEDARCLTTPLQATMLPSPLAPLNPRFTFATFLPGSHNRLALVAALDVTDNSESPYSPLFITGGPGSGKTHLLHAVAERAAKQGLRVVLVTAEQFLSDFTGAVRNRTGAAFRSRYRDLDILLVDDVQALTGKRATQNEFLQTVTELRDLGRRVVVAGDLQVASNGNARFISGFQWGLIAEIAEPSMDDRIRFLFAKTACQRVSIPDEVLHYVALRIRSNLRDLEGALNRLVAVAHISDEPITIDFAARALKPLTEPVSPSSPREVQPAKVLQAVCDHLGISLEDLAGRKRTRSITYARHLAMYLLRQDAGLTFQTIAEALGRGDHSTVVHACKQIEAQIKLTPALQADLDAVRTTLGLLTA